Within Conexibacter woesei DSM 14684, the genomic segment AGCACGCGATCGTGCGCGAGGCGTTCCGCAAGCACGAGATCCCCGCCGGCGTCGAGATGGTCTCGATGGCGGACATCCCGTCCGGTACCGGCCTCGGTTCCTCCGGCTCGTTCACAGTCGGGCTGCTGCGCGCGATCTACGCACACAAGCGCGAGCACGTCACAGCGGGCGCACTCGCCGAGGAAGCGGCGCACATCGAGATCGACCTGCTCGGCCAGCCAGTCGGCAAGCAGGATCAGTACATCGCCGCGTTCGGCGGGCTGACGTGCTTCGAGTTCGGCGAGGACGACCGCGTCTCGGTGCGCCCTCTCGCGGTCTCGCAGGAGACGCTTCACGAGCTGGAGGAGCGGCTGCTGCTGTTCTTCACCGGCTACTCGCGCGCCGCGGGCTCGATCCTCCAGGACCAGCACACGAAGTCCGAGTCCGGCGACGACGCGATGCTGGCCAACCTCGACGAGACGAAGGAGCTCGGCCGCCGCATCGCCGACGCGCTCGAAGACGGCCGCCCAGAGGAGTTCGGGACGATGATGCGCGAGCACTGGGAGCGCAAGCGCGCTCGCTCGGAGGGCATGTCGAACCCGGCGATCGACCGCTGGTACGAGGCGGGCCTGGCCGGCGGCGCGGTCGGCGGCAAGCTCGTCGGCGCCGGAACCGGCGGCTTCCTGATGTTCTACGCCTCCGACCCGGCTGGTGTGCGTGCGGCGATGGCGGCCGAAGGGCTCAGAGAGACGCGCTTCCAGTTCGATCTCGACGGCTCCAGCGTGATCGTCCGCGACTAGGCGCGACGCCGAGCGGAGAACCTTCCTGTGCAATGCGTCATCCTCGCCGGCGGGCTCGCCACGCGCCTGCGGCCGATCACCGAGCAGATTCCGAAGGCGCTCGTGCCGGTGTGCGGCCGCCCGTTCGCCGACTGGCAGCTCGGCTGGCTCGCCGGTCAGGGCGTCACGGACGTCGTCTTCTCGATTGGGTACCTTGGTGAGCAGATCGTCGAGCACGTCGGCGACGGCGCTCGCACGGGCCTGTCCGTTCGGTACGTGGATGAGGGGACGAACCTGCGTGGGACCGCAGGCGCGCTGCGACTCGCATACGATGCCGGCGTCCTCGCCGAAGATTTTGGGGTGCTGTACGGCGACTCTTACCTCTCTGCTCCGTTGCAGCACGTATGGGCGGACTTCCGCGCGAGCAGACCCGACGCATTGATGACCGTGTATCGCAACGACAACCGCTTCGACCGCTCCAACGCCCGCCTCGACACAGACGGCATGGTCACGTATGACAAGACGGTCGCCGATCCCGCCGCGGCCGGCATGCACTGGATCGACTACGGGTTCCTGGTGCTCGACCGCGAGCGCGTGATCCCGCGGATCCCCGCCGGTGAGGTCTTCGACCTCGCCACCGTCCAGCGCGAGCTGTCCGAAGCCGGAAGGCTCGCGGGCTACGAGGTCCATGACCGCTTCTACGAGATCGGCTCGCCCGAGGGTCTCGCCGAGCTGGAGGCGCACCTGACCACCACGACCGAGGAACGCTCGTGACCAGCTCGACCGCACCCGTTCTCGACGATCCCGAGATCGAGCTGCTCGTTCCCGCGAACGACGTCGTCGATCCCGAGATCTCGATCGTGATCCCGGCGCTCAACGAGCGGCTGACGATCGAGGACTTCGTCGCTTGGTGCCACGAAGGTCTGGAGGCCGCGGGCGTGCGCGGCGAGATCGTGATCGTCGACTCCTCGACTGACGGCACCGCGGAGATGGCCGTCGCCGCGGGCGCCCGGGTTCTGCGCGTTCCCAAGCGCGGGCTCGGCCGCGCCTACTTGGACGCGATTCCTTACATCCGCGCGCCGTGGGTGGTCATGGGCGACGCCGACTGCACGTACGACTTCCGTCTGCTGTCGCCGTTCGTCGAAGCGTTTCGCGAAGGCTTCGAGTACGTGATGGGCTCGCGCTGGAAGGGCTCGATCGAACCCGGTGCGATGCCGCGACTGCACCAGTACTTCGGCACGCCCGGCACGACGTGGATCCTCAACCGCGTCTACGGCTCCCGCTTCTCGGACATCCATTGCGGCATGCGCGGCATCACACGCGACGCGCTCGTGCGGATGGACCTCCACTCGCAGTCGTGGGAGTACGCCTCCGAGATGGTGCTGAAGTCGGTGCACATGCAGTTGCGCACAGCGGAGGTGCCGGTCCGTTTCCTGAAGGACCGCGACGGACGCCTCAGCCACCACAAGCGCAGCGGCTGGTTCTCGCCGTGGCAGGCGGCGTGGATCAACCTGCGCGCGATGTTCGTCTACGGCTCGGACTTCTTCCTCTTCAAACCGGGCATCCTGCTGATGCTGATCGGCGCGCTGCTGACGCTGCCAGCGAGCTTCGGCGAGTTCGCGGTCGGACCGGTTACGTTGTCGCTGAACTGGCAGTTCCTCGGCGTCGCGACCCTCGCGGTCGGGGCGCAGGCGTTCTTCCTCGGGTGCATCGCCCAAGTCCTGTTCGACTACACCGGCCGGTACAAGAAGCGATGGGAACGCATCTTCCCGTACAGCCGCTCGGTGCTGATCGCGTTCCTCCTCGTCGTGGTGGGCATCGGCCTCGCGATCCCGCTGCTGGTCACCTACATCGACAACGACCTGCGGCTCGGTCACGTCGTCGCGCCCCAGAACCACCTCGCGGTGACGGGGCTCGCCGCCGTGATCGTCGGCTTCCAGCTGTTCGTCTCGACCCTCGTGCTGCACGCCACCGTCGTCGCCACGACGCGCGGGCGTCCCTTCGTCCACCGCCACGACCAAGGTTGACCGTGTCCTACATCAAGTATTACGGCCGTCTCGCGCGCTACTCGGCCTATTCGGTCGCGAAGGGGGTTGCGCTGCCGTTCGTCCGCACCGAGGCGGTGCGCAGCGGGGCCCACGAGATGGCCTATCCGATCTCGACCTACGCGCCGTGGCAGTCCGACCAGGAGTTCCAGCAGGTGTACGGCGCCGTCAAGCGCAACACGCTCGTCGACGTGTGGCGCTGCCACGAGCTGTGGAGCCTGCTCGCTGAGCTGCGCGAAGTGCCGGGCGCGATCATCGAGGTCGGCGTCTGGCGCGGCGGCACCGGGGCGCTGATGGCCTCCCGCGCGAAGCGCCTCGGGATCACGGACTCGGTCTATCTCTGCGACACGTGGACCGGCGTCGTCAAGACGAGCGCGGTCGACACGTACTACAGGGACGGCAGACACGACGACACGTCCCGCCCGATCGTCGAGCAGCTCGTCTCACGGATGGCGCTCGACAACGTCAGGCTGCTCCAGGGCATGTTCCCGGAGGAGACCGCCGACCAGGTCACGGACGGCACGTTCCGCCTCTGTCACATCGACGTCGACGTCTATCAGTCGGCCAAGGACGTGCTCGAGTGGGCGTGGCCGAAGCTGTCGCCCGGCGGCGTCGTCGTGTTCGACGACTACGGCTGCCCGGCCACCCCCGGCGTGACGAAGCTGGTCGACGAGCAGCGGATGCACGACGACCGCCTCGTGATCCACAACCTCAACGGACATGGCCTCGTCCTCAAGCGCTGAGGCCGGGGAGCTGATCCACCGCATGACTTCGTTCGCCGAGACCTACCTCGAAGAGACCGTCCGCATCGTCAACGCGCTCGACGCGGAGGCGATCGAGGCGATCGTCGCGGGGCTGCGGACCGTGCGCGACGGCGACGGCCGCCTCTTCATCCTCGGCGTCGGCGGATCGGCCGGCCACGCCTCCCACGCGGTCAACGACTTCCGCAAGATCTGCGGCTTCGAGGCGTACGCGCCGACCGACAACGTCTCCGAGCTGACCGCGCGCACGAACGACGAGGGCTGGGACACGACCTTCTCGGCGTGGCTGCGCGGTTCGCGCCTGCGCCGCGGCGACGCGCTGCTGGTCTACTCCGTCGGCGGCGGCGACGCCGAGCGCAACGTCAGCGCCAACCTCGTCGCGGCGATCGACCTCGCGGCCGAGGTCGGCGCGTCGGTGTACGGCATCATCGGACGCGACGGCGGGCACACGGCGCGCGTGGCCGACGCCTGCGTCGTCGTCCCGCCGCTCGTCGGCGAGCGCATCACGCCGCACACGGAGGGGCTGTGCGCCGTCGTCTGGCACCTGCTCGTCTCCCACCCCGACCTCCAGCTGACCGCCACGAAGTGGGAGTCCACGACGGCCGGCGAGCCGGTCTCGTGAGCGCCGCCGTCAGACGCGCCCGCGTGATCGTCGTCGGCGGCGCCGGCTTCATCGGCAGCCACTTCACCGACGCCCTGCTCGCCGATCCGGGGACGCAGCGGGTCACGCTCTACGACAACTTCTCCTCCGGGCAGGAGTGGCACTACGCCCATCACATCGACGACGAGCGCCTGCGGATCGTGCGCGCGGACGTCGGCGACCTCGACGCGCTGTGCGCCGCGATGGACGGCCACGACCTCGTGATCCACCTCGCCTCCAACCCCGACATCGCCGCCGCGATGACGAACCCGGCGATCGACTTCGACGAGGGCACGCTGCTGACGCACCACGTCTGCGAGGCGATGCGGCGAACCGACACGCCGCGGATCGCCTACGCCTCCGGCAGCGGTATCTACGGCGACCTCGGCGAGCACGCGGCGGACGAGGACCACGGTCCGCTCGTGCCGGTCTCGACGTACGGCGCGAGCAAGCTCGCCGGCGAGGCGCTGATCTCCTCCTACGCGTACATGTTCGACCGCCAGGGATTCGCGTTCCGCTTCGGCAACGTCGTCGGCCGGCGCCAGACGCACGGCGTCGGGTTCGACTTCGTGCGCCGGCTGCTCGCCGACCCGACCGGCCTCGACGTGCTCGGCGACGGGTCGCAGTCGAAGTCGTACGTGCTCGTGACCGACGTCGTGCGCGCCGTCCTCGGCGTCGTCGACGCGGGTGCCGGCGCGCCGCCGTTCAGCGCCCACAACATCGCGACGGGGGACTACATCACCGTGCGCGAGATCGCCGAGCTGGCGGTCGAGGTCGCCGGGCTCGACCGTTCCGCCGTCGACGTGCGCTACGGCGAGTCCAACCGCGGCTGGAAGGGCGACGTCCCGATCGTGCGACTGAACACCGACCGCATCCGCGCGACCGGCTGGGCGCCGTCGACAGGCTCCGCCGGTGCGCTGAAGGCGTCGATGGAGAGCATGCTGGCCGACCTGCGCGCGGGGGAGCCGGCGTGAGCAAGGCGGTCTTCCTCGATCGCGACGGCACGCTCAACGCCGCGGTGATCCGCGACGAGCGGCCGTACCCGCCGGCGACGCCCGGCGAGCTCGAGCTGATCGACGGCGTCGCGGA encodes:
- a CDS encoding sugar phosphate nucleotidyltransferase, with translation MQCVILAGGLATRLRPITEQIPKALVPVCGRPFADWQLGWLAGQGVTDVVFSIGYLGEQIVEHVGDGARTGLSVRYVDEGTNLRGTAGALRLAYDAGVLAEDFGVLYGDSYLSAPLQHVWADFRASRPDALMTVYRNDNRFDRSNARLDTDGMVTYDKTVADPAAAGMHWIDYGFLVLDRERVIPRIPAGEVFDLATVQRELSEAGRLAGYEVHDRFYEIGSPEGLAELEAHLTTTTEERS
- a CDS encoding TylF/MycF/NovP-related O-methyltransferase, coding for MSYIKYYGRLARYSAYSVAKGVALPFVRTEAVRSGAHEMAYPISTYAPWQSDQEFQQVYGAVKRNTLVDVWRCHELWSLLAELREVPGAIIEVGVWRGGTGALMASRAKRLGITDSVYLCDTWTGVVKTSAVDTYYRDGRHDDTSRPIVEQLVSRMALDNVRLLQGMFPEETADQVTDGTFRLCHIDVDVYQSAKDVLEWAWPKLSPGGVVVFDDYGCPATPGVTKLVDEQRMHDDRLVIHNLNGHGLVLKR
- a CDS encoding NAD-dependent epimerase/dehydratase family protein, with the protein product MSAAVRRARVIVVGGAGFIGSHFTDALLADPGTQRVTLYDNFSSGQEWHYAHHIDDERLRIVRADVGDLDALCAAMDGHDLVIHLASNPDIAAAMTNPAIDFDEGTLLTHHVCEAMRRTDTPRIAYASGSGIYGDLGEHAADEDHGPLVPVSTYGASKLAGEALISSYAYMFDRQGFAFRFGNVVGRRQTHGVGFDFVRRLLADPTGLDVLGDGSQSKSYVLVTDVVRAVLGVVDAGAGAPPFSAHNIATGDYITVREIAELAVEVAGLDRSAVDVRYGESNRGWKGDVPIVRLNTDRIRATGWAPSTGSAGALKASMESMLADLRAGEPA
- a CDS encoding SIS domain-containing protein, which gives rise to MTSFAETYLEETVRIVNALDAEAIEAIVAGLRTVRDGDGRLFILGVGGSAGHASHAVNDFRKICGFEAYAPTDNVSELTARTNDEGWDTTFSAWLRGSRLRRGDALLVYSVGGGDAERNVSANLVAAIDLAAEVGASVYGIIGRDGGHTARVADACVVVPPLVGERITPHTEGLCAVVWHLLVSHPDLQLTATKWESTTAGEPVS
- a CDS encoding GHMP family kinase ATP-binding protein, which gives rise to MLITRTPLRISIGGGGTDLPSYYRRRSGFCVSAAINRYMFIGLNRTFTDDYLLKYSGLERRERIDEIEHAIVREAFRKHEIPAGVEMVSMADIPSGTGLGSSGSFTVGLLRAIYAHKREHVTAGALAEEAAHIEIDLLGQPVGKQDQYIAAFGGLTCFEFGEDDRVSVRPLAVSQETLHELEERLLLFFTGYSRAAGSILQDQHTKSESGDDAMLANLDETKELGRRIADALEDGRPEEFGTMMREHWERKRARSEGMSNPAIDRWYEAGLAGGAVGGKLVGAGTGGFLMFYASDPAGVRAAMAAEGLRETRFQFDLDGSSVIVRD
- a CDS encoding glycosyltransferase family 2 protein gives rise to the protein MTSSTAPVLDDPEIELLVPANDVVDPEISIVIPALNERLTIEDFVAWCHEGLEAAGVRGEIVIVDSSTDGTAEMAVAAGARVLRVPKRGLGRAYLDAIPYIRAPWVVMGDADCTYDFRLLSPFVEAFREGFEYVMGSRWKGSIEPGAMPRLHQYFGTPGTTWILNRVYGSRFSDIHCGMRGITRDALVRMDLHSQSWEYASEMVLKSVHMQLRTAEVPVRFLKDRDGRLSHHKRSGWFSPWQAAWINLRAMFVYGSDFFLFKPGILLMLIGALLTLPASFGEFAVGPVTLSLNWQFLGVATLAVGAQAFFLGCIAQVLFDYTGRYKKRWERIFPYSRSVLIAFLLVVVGIGLAIPLLVTYIDNDLRLGHVVAPQNHLAVTGLAAVIVGFQLFVSTLVLHATVVATTRGRPFVHRHDQG